The Pseudomonas sp. FP2309 genome has a window encoding:
- a CDS encoding outer membrane protein assembly factor BamE: protein MQNTKLLLTSFTFVGLLALAGCSFPGVYKIDIQQGNVVTQDMIDQLRPGMTRRQVRFIMGNPLLTDTFHADRWDYLYSLQPGGGERQQERVSVIFNGNDQLVSLSGDFMPGVSRDEALLGKDNGTNVTAPAQEGEKPKSEVPAKPGSLLDKIQKDVDGVETVPVPTPQPLDTSPQ from the coding sequence ATGCAAAACACCAAGCTCTTGCTAACCAGTTTCACCTTTGTGGGACTGCTCGCACTCGCCGGTTGTTCATTCCCCGGGGTTTACAAAATCGACATCCAGCAGGGCAATGTCGTCACGCAGGACATGATAGACCAGTTACGCCCGGGAATGACCCGACGGCAAGTACGGTTTATTATGGGCAACCCCCTGCTGACCGACACTTTTCACGCCGATCGCTGGGATTATCTCTACAGCCTGCAGCCTGGTGGCGGTGAACGCCAGCAGGAACGCGTCAGCGTCATTTTCAATGGCAATGACCAGCTCGTCAGCCTGTCCGGGGACTTCATGCCTGGCGTGAGCCGCGATGAAGCCCTGCTCGGCAAAGATAACGGCACTAACGTGACTGCGCCCGCGCAGGAAGGCGAGAAGCCGAAGTCCGAAGTCCCGGCCAAGCCCGGCTCCTTGCTCGACAAGATCCAGAAAGACGTCGACGGGGTGGAAACCGTTCCAGTCCCGACGCCACAGCCTCTGGACACCAGCCCGCAGTAA
- a CDS encoding RnfH family protein yields MVEIEVVYAAVDHQVLLMVAVAAGTSVRAAVRTSGIGERFPELDLADCPLGIFGKVVADPEVRAVQAGDRIEIYRPLLADPKEVRRLRAAKAALAKQRGL; encoded by the coding sequence ATGGTTGAGATTGAGGTTGTGTATGCCGCTGTCGATCATCAGGTCTTGCTGATGGTGGCGGTGGCGGCGGGCACCAGTGTGCGGGCGGCGGTGCGCACGTCAGGCATTGGTGAGCGGTTTCCTGAACTGGATCTGGCTGATTGCCCTTTGGGGATATTCGGCAAGGTGGTCGCAGATCCTGAGGTGCGCGCTGTGCAAGCGGGCGACCGTATCGAGATCTACCGTCCTCTGCTGGCCGATCCGAAGGAAGTGCGCAGGTTGCGTGCAGCCAAGGCGGCACTGGCTAAACAGCGAGGTCTGTAG
- a CDS encoding type II toxin-antitoxin system RatA family toxin, whose translation MTTHIQRSALLPYPAQALYDLVNDVARYPEFLPWCSTAEVLENSDEHMVASVGVAKGGLSQHFVTRNVLVPGKSIEMNLQEGPFTQLHGVWVFKALTDKACKISLDLSFDYAGPIVRATLGPLFNQAANTLVDAFCQRAKQLHG comes from the coding sequence ATGACGACGCATATTCAACGTTCGGCCCTGCTGCCTTATCCGGCGCAGGCGCTTTATGACCTGGTCAACGACGTGGCGCGTTACCCGGAATTCCTGCCTTGGTGCTCCACCGCCGAAGTGCTGGAAAACAGTGATGAGCACATGGTCGCCAGTGTGGGGGTGGCCAAGGGCGGGCTCAGCCAGCATTTTGTGACGCGCAATGTGTTGGTGCCTGGCAAGTCTATTGAAATGAACCTGCAGGAGGGGCCGTTTACCCAGTTGCACGGCGTCTGGGTGTTCAAGGCGCTGACTGACAAGGCGTGCAAAATCAGCCTGGACCTATCGTTCGATTACGCGGGGCCGATTGTGCGCGCGACGCTGGGTCCGTTGTTCAATCAGGCGGCCAATACCCTGGTGGATGCGTTCTGCCAGCGGGCCAAGCAACTGCATGGTTGA
- the smpB gene encoding SsrA-binding protein SmpB yields the protein MAKQKKHPTGTIAQNKKARHDYFIEHRFEAGLVLAGWEVKSLRASKLQLVDSYVLLKDGEAWLLGSHITPLTTASTHVIADPVRTRKLLLNARELEKLAAAVQQKGYACICLSWYWSKHLVKCEIALGKGKKEYDKRDTERERDSNRELHRAVRNKGKED from the coding sequence ATGGCTAAACAAAAGAAACACCCTACAGGGACCATCGCGCAAAATAAAAAGGCGCGACACGATTACTTCATCGAACATCGTTTCGAGGCTGGTCTGGTCCTGGCCGGCTGGGAAGTAAAAAGTCTGCGCGCCAGCAAGCTGCAACTGGTCGACAGCTACGTATTGCTCAAGGACGGTGAGGCATGGCTGCTCGGCAGTCATATCACGCCACTGACCACCGCGAGCACCCACGTGATTGCCGACCCGGTGCGTACACGCAAGCTGTTGCTCAATGCCCGCGAACTGGAAAAGCTCGCCGCCGCCGTACAGCAGAAGGGCTATGCCTGCATCTGCCTGTCTTGGTATTGGAGCAAGCACCTGGTCAAGTGTGAGATCGCACTGGGCAAGGGCAAGAAGGAATACGACAAGCGCGATACCGAGCGCGAGCGTGATTCCAATCGTGAGCTGCATCGCGCCGTGCGCAACAAGGGCAAGGAAGACTAA
- a CDS encoding FCD domain-containing protein: MGFDLVRQRRLSDDIVEQLEGMILEGTLKSGERLPAERALAERFGVSRPSLREAIQKLAAKGLLVSRQGGGNYVAESLGSTFSDPLLHLLENNPEAQRDLLEFRQTLEASCAYYAALRATEVDRERLTAAFDALQDCYARVDEVSRAEEGAADARFHLAIAEASHNAVLLHTIRGLFDLLKRNVVTNIGGMYQQRTETRDMLISQHRDLYLAIIEGRAEQAREVSTRHLEYVQEVLEEVRQEVQRVARAERRKGM, encoded by the coding sequence ATGGGGTTTGATCTGGTGCGTCAGCGCCGTTTGTCTGACGATATTGTCGAGCAGCTCGAGGGCATGATCCTTGAGGGCACGCTGAAGTCTGGCGAGCGCTTGCCGGCTGAGCGCGCGTTGGCCGAACGGTTCGGTGTGTCGCGCCCTTCGCTGCGCGAGGCGATTCAGAAGCTGGCGGCCAAGGGGCTCTTGGTGAGTCGTCAGGGGGGCGGCAATTATGTTGCAGAGTCCCTGGGGTCCACCTTCAGCGATCCACTGCTTCACCTGCTGGAAAACAACCCCGAGGCGCAGCGCGACCTGTTGGAGTTTCGTCAAACCCTTGAAGCGTCGTGTGCTTATTACGCGGCGTTACGCGCGACCGAAGTCGACCGTGAGCGGCTGACGGCGGCGTTCGATGCGCTGCAGGATTGTTATGCGCGCGTCGACGAAGTGAGTCGGGCGGAGGAGGGCGCGGCGGATGCGAGGTTTCATTTGGCCATTGCCGAGGCCAGTCATAACGCGGTGTTGCTGCACACTATTCGCGGGTTGTTCGACCTGCTTAAGCGCAACGTGGTGACTAACATTGGCGGGATGTACCAGCAGCGCACGGAAACCCGCGACATGCTGATCAGTCAGCATCGGGATCTGTACCTGGCGATTATCGAGGGGCGCGCGGAGCAGGCACGAGAAGTGTCGACGCGTCACTTGGAGTATGTGCAGGAGGTGTTGGAGGAAGTGCGTCAGGAGGTTCAGCGCGTCGCGCGTGCGGAGCGGCGCAAGGGGATGTAG
- a CDS encoding lactate permease LctP family transporter — MQTWQQLYSPLGSLGLSALAAVIPIVFFFLALAVFRLKGHVAGSITLALSILVAIFAFQMPVDMALAAAGYGFAYGLWPIAWIIVAAVFLYKLTVKSGQFEIIRSSVLSITDDQRLQVLLIGFCFGAFLEGAAGFGAPVAITAALLVGLGFNPLYAAGLCLIANTAPVAFGALGIPIIVAGQVTGIDAFKIGAMTGRQLPLLSLFVPFWLVFMMDGLRGVRETWPAALVAGLSFAITQYFTSNFIGPELPDITSALASLISLTLFLKIWQPKRTAGAQIAGATSGVAVTASAGGFGLPRSTIASPYSLGQIVKAWSPFLILTVLVTIWTLKPFKAMFAAGGSMYSWVFNFAIPHLDQMVVKVAPIVTNPTAIPAVFKLDPISATGTAIFFSALISMLVLKINPKIGLTTLKETFYELRWPILSIGMVLAFAFVTNYSGMSSTMALVLAGTGAAFPFFSPFLGWLGVFLTGSDTSSNALFSSLQATTAHQIGVNDTLLVAANTSGGVTGKMISPQSIAVACAATGLVGKESDLFRFTLKHSLFFATIVGLITLAQAYWLTGMLVH, encoded by the coding sequence ATGCAAACCTGGCAACAGCTTTACAGCCCACTCGGCAGCCTCGGCCTGTCCGCATTGGCCGCCGTCATCCCGATCGTATTCTTCTTCCTGGCCCTGGCCGTGTTTCGCCTCAAAGGTCATGTGGCCGGCAGCATCACGCTGGCTCTGTCGATCCTGGTCGCGATCTTCGCCTTCCAGATGCCCGTGGACATGGCACTTGCCGCCGCCGGCTATGGATTTGCCTATGGCCTGTGGCCCATCGCGTGGATCATCGTCGCGGCGGTGTTCCTCTACAAACTCACCGTCAAGAGCGGCCAGTTCGAGATTATTCGCAGCTCGGTGCTCTCGATCACTGACGACCAACGCCTGCAAGTGTTGCTGATCGGCTTCTGCTTCGGGGCCTTCCTCGAAGGGGCTGCAGGTTTCGGCGCACCCGTGGCGATCACCGCCGCGCTGCTGGTGGGCCTGGGCTTCAATCCGCTGTATGCAGCAGGCCTGTGCCTGATTGCCAACACGGCCCCTGTCGCCTTTGGCGCACTGGGCATCCCGATCATCGTTGCAGGCCAAGTGACCGGCATCGATGCATTCAAAATCGGCGCTATGACCGGCCGCCAACTGCCGCTGCTGTCGCTGTTCGTGCCGTTCTGGCTAGTGTTCATGATGGACGGCTTGCGCGGCGTTCGCGAGACCTGGCCGGCAGCGCTCGTAGCAGGCCTGAGTTTTGCCATCACCCAATACTTCACGTCCAACTTCATCGGCCCGGAACTGCCGGACATCACCTCGGCCCTGGCCAGCCTGATTTCCCTGACGCTGTTCCTTAAAATCTGGCAACCCAAGCGCACCGCAGGCGCGCAGATCGCCGGCGCCACCTCTGGCGTGGCGGTCACCGCCAGCGCCGGCGGCTTCGGCTTGCCACGCAGCACCATCGCCTCGCCCTACAGCCTGGGACAGATTGTCAAAGCCTGGTCGCCGTTCCTGATTCTCACCGTGCTCGTCACCATCTGGACGCTCAAACCGTTCAAGGCGATGTTCGCCGCCGGTGGCTCGATGTACAGCTGGGTCTTCAACTTCGCGATCCCGCACCTGGATCAGATGGTGGTCAAGGTCGCGCCCATCGTCACCAATCCAACCGCGATTCCAGCGGTGTTCAAGTTGGACCCGATTTCAGCGACCGGCACCGCGATCTTCTTCTCCGCATTGATTTCGATGCTGGTACTGAAAATCAATCCAAAAATTGGTCTTACCACTTTAAAAGAGACCTTCTACGAGTTGCGCTGGCCGATCCTGTCCATCGGCATGGTGCTGGCCTTCGCTTTCGTCACCAACTACTCCGGCATGTCTTCGACCATGGCGCTGGTATTGGCCGGCACCGGGGCAGCCTTCCCGTTCTTCTCGCCATTCCTTGGCTGGCTGGGGGTTTTTCTGACAGGCTCCGACACGTCGTCCAACGCCCTGTTCAGCTCGCTGCAAGCCACTACTGCGCACCAGATCGGCGTCAATGACACCCTGCTGGTCGCCGCAAACACCAGTGGCGGCGTGACCGGCAAGATGATCTCGCCACAGTCGATTGCCGTGGCCTGCGCCGCGACAGGCCTGGTGGGCAAAGAGTCGGACTTGTTCCGCTTCACCCTCAAACACAGCCTGTTTTTCGCCACCATCGTCGGCCTGATTACCCTGGCTCAGGCCTACTGGCTTACCGGCATGCTGGTGCATTAA
- a CDS encoding FAD-binding and (Fe-S)-binding domain-containing protein yields the protein MSLPAAFLTDVAQLIPKDRRFDDPLSTLAFGTDASFYRLIPRLVIRVESEDEVVALLQWAQRDRVPVTFRAAGTSLSGQAISDSVLIVLGDNWNGREIRGQGTQIRLQPGVIGAQANAWLAPYGRKIGPDPASINACKIGGIVANNASGMCCGTAQNTYHTLAGIRLVLADGSRLDTEDAASVSAFRKQHGALLERLATLGRETRANAELAAKIRHKYRLKNTTGLSLNALVDFDEPLDILSHLLVGSEGTLGFISAVTYDTVVDHPNKASALIVFPDVETCCNAVTVLKTQPVSAVELLDRRSMRSVQNKPGMPAFVQHLSENACALLIESRAASSSLLHEQLALIMASLASFPVEKQVDFTEDPVENARLWAIRKDTFPAVGAVRKTGTTVIIEDVTFPVEQLAIGVNRLIALFDKHRYDEAILFGHALEGNLHFVFTQGFNSAEEVTRYQAFMDDVAHLVAVEFGGSLKAEHGTGRNMAPFVELEWGSDAYQLMWQLKRLLDPNGILNPDVVLSEDPQIHLKHLKPLPAADELVDKCIECGFCEPVCPSKGLTLSPRQRIVIWRDIQAKKRAGVDTTDLEEAYHYQGIETCAATGLCAQRCPVGINTGDLVKKLRSHDADRTKTAEWLATHFATALQGARFTLHVANGARMLLGAPRLAKWSAAVTTLSKGQIPQWSDAMPQPEKAIRFSPPVTDERPRVVYLAACVSRAMGPAADDKEQMSLHDKTRGLLEKAGYQVVFPDNLDSLCCGQPFASKGYAEQAEHKRQELIGALLHASRGGLDPIYCDTSPCTLRLVQDISETRLDLYDPVRFIRTHLMDRLDFTPQEAPIAVHVTCSTQHLGESQALIDLARRCAKTVVIPEGIHCCGFAGDKGFTTPQLNAHSLRSLKDAVQHCSEGISTSRTCEIGLSQHGGIDYHGLVYLVDRVTQARAH from the coding sequence ATGAGTCTGCCCGCCGCTTTCCTTACTGACGTCGCACAGTTGATCCCCAAGGATCGACGCTTCGACGACCCGCTTTCCACCTTGGCTTTCGGCACCGACGCCAGTTTTTACCGATTGATCCCACGACTGGTAATCCGCGTGGAGTCGGAAGACGAAGTCGTCGCGCTGCTGCAATGGGCACAGCGTGACCGCGTACCGGTGACCTTTCGCGCGGCAGGCACCAGCCTGTCGGGCCAAGCGATAAGCGACTCGGTGCTGATCGTCTTGGGCGACAACTGGAACGGCCGCGAAATTCGCGGGCAAGGTACGCAGATCCGCCTGCAACCCGGCGTCATCGGCGCCCAGGCCAATGCTTGGCTGGCCCCCTACGGGCGCAAGATCGGGCCAGACCCTGCGTCGATCAATGCCTGCAAGATCGGCGGTATCGTCGCCAACAACGCCAGCGGTATGTGCTGCGGCACCGCACAAAATACCTATCACACCCTGGCGGGCATTCGCCTGGTGCTCGCCGACGGCAGCCGCCTGGACACTGAAGATGCCGCCAGTGTCAGCGCCTTTCGCAAGCAGCACGGCGCACTGCTTGAGCGCCTGGCGACATTGGGCCGTGAGACGCGGGCAAACGCCGAATTGGCTGCAAAAATTCGCCACAAATATCGTCTGAAAAACACCACCGGCCTGTCACTCAACGCCCTGGTGGATTTCGATGAGCCACTGGATATTCTCAGCCACCTGCTGGTAGGTTCCGAAGGCACGTTGGGGTTTATCAGTGCCGTCACTTACGACACTGTGGTCGATCACCCCAACAAAGCCTCGGCGTTGATCGTGTTCCCAGACGTCGAGACCTGCTGCAACGCGGTAACCGTGCTGAAAACCCAACCGGTTTCGGCCGTGGAGCTGCTGGACCGACGCAGCATGCGCTCGGTGCAGAACAAGCCGGGCATGCCGGCTTTCGTACAACACCTGTCGGAAAACGCCTGCGCGCTGCTCATCGAATCCCGCGCCGCGTCCTCCTCGTTACTGCATGAACAACTGGCGCTGATCATGGCGTCCCTGGCCTCTTTCCCAGTGGAAAAGCAGGTCGACTTTACCGAAGACCCTGTAGAAAACGCTCGGCTGTGGGCCATCCGTAAAGACACCTTCCCCGCCGTCGGCGCCGTGCGCAAAACCGGCACCACGGTGATCATCGAAGACGTCACCTTCCCGGTCGAACAATTGGCCATCGGCGTGAACCGCCTGATTGCCCTGTTCGACAAACACCGCTACGACGAAGCCATCCTGTTCGGACATGCGCTGGAAGGCAATCTGCACTTCGTGTTCACCCAAGGCTTCAACAGCGCCGAAGAAGTCACACGCTACCAAGCGTTCATGGACGACGTTGCACACCTGGTGGCGGTGGAGTTCGGTGGCTCACTGAAAGCCGAGCACGGCACCGGCCGCAATATGGCGCCTTTCGTGGAATTGGAATGGGGCAGCGATGCCTACCAGTTGATGTGGCAACTCAAGCGTCTGCTCGACCCCAACGGCATACTCAACCCGGATGTGGTGCTCAGCGAGGACCCGCAGATTCACCTCAAGCACCTCAAGCCGCTGCCGGCGGCCGATGAACTGGTGGACAAGTGCATCGAGTGTGGCTTCTGTGAGCCGGTGTGCCCGTCCAAAGGGCTGACCTTAAGCCCGCGCCAGCGCATCGTGATCTGGCGTGACATCCAGGCAAAAAAACGCGCCGGCGTCGATACCACCGACTTGGAAGAGGCCTATCACTACCAAGGCATCGAGACCTGCGCCGCCACCGGGCTGTGTGCCCAACGCTGCCCCGTAGGCATTAATACCGGCGACCTGGTGAAAAAGCTGCGTAGCCATGACGCTGACCGTACGAAAACCGCCGAATGGCTCGCCACCCATTTCGCCACCGCCTTGCAAGGCGCGCGTTTTACCCTGCACGTGGCCAACGGCGCGCGCATGCTGCTGGGCGCACCGCGCCTGGCGAAGTGGTCGGCGGCGGTGACTACCCTGTCCAAAGGGCAGATCCCGCAGTGGTCTGACGCCATGCCACAACCGGAGAAGGCCATTCGCTTCAGCCCACCTGTGACAGACGAACGACCACGGGTGGTCTACCTGGCGGCATGCGTATCGCGGGCAATGGGCCCAGCCGCCGACGATAAAGAGCAGATGTCGCTGCACGACAAAACCCGTGGCCTGCTGGAAAAAGCCGGTTACCAGGTTGTCTTTCCCGACAACCTGGACAGCCTGTGCTGCGGCCAACCTTTCGCCTCCAAAGGGTACGCCGAACAGGCAGAGCATAAGCGCCAGGAGTTGATCGGCGCGCTACTGCATGCAAGCCGTGGCGGTCTGGACCCTATCTATTGCGACACCAGCCCCTGCACCCTGCGCCTGGTACAAGACATCAGCGAAACGCGTCTGGACCTCTATGACCCCGTACGCTTTATCCGCACGCACCTGATGGATCGGCTCGACTTCACCCCTCAGGAAGCGCCGATCGCCGTGCACGTCACCTGCAGCACCCAGCACCTGGGCGAAAGCCAGGCGCTGATCGACCTGGCCCGGCGCTGCGCCAAAACCGTGGTCATTCCGGAAGGCATCCATTGCTGCGGATTCGCGGGCGACAAAGGCTTCACCACACCGCAACTCAACGCCCACTCGCTGCGCAGCCTCAAAGACGCGGTGCAGCATTGCAGCGAAGGCATCTCAACCAGCCGCACCTGCGAGATCGGCCTGAGCCAGCATGGCGGCATCGATTACCACGGGTTGGTGTATCTCGTGGACCGCGTAACACAGGCACGCGCGCACTGA
- a CDS encoding restriction endonuclease: MAIPDFQSVMRPVLSTVQNGAPLPLNELRERMADQFQLTEDERKERLPSGQQTVINNRVGWARTYLNKAGLLCIPVKGMVQITPRGLDALTNGPQRITVSWLKQFPEFADFHTAKPQSVDAPSLLSVGIAETTPDEQLAEAHQALMQSLADELLTQVRLATPRFFERLVVDLMIAMGYGGSRKEAGKATQATNDDGIDGIIKEDKLGLDVIYLQAKRWANTVHRPEIDKFIGALTRQRARKGVFITTSEFSEGARTAALGLDIKVVLIDGIELARLMVENNLGVSVKQVYEVKQLDSDYFAEE, from the coding sequence GTGGCAATTCCGGATTTTCAAAGTGTGATGCGCCCGGTGTTAAGCACCGTGCAGAACGGTGCGCCGCTGCCGCTCAATGAGCTGCGCGAACGGATGGCTGACCAATTTCAATTGACCGAGGACGAACGCAAGGAGCGCCTGCCGTCTGGTCAGCAGACGGTAATCAACAACCGAGTGGGCTGGGCTCGTACCTATTTGAATAAGGCCGGGCTGCTGTGCATTCCGGTTAAAGGCATGGTGCAAATTACCCCGCGTGGTCTTGATGCGTTGACCAACGGCCCGCAGCGCATCACGGTGAGCTGGTTAAAGCAGTTTCCCGAGTTTGCGGACTTCCATACGGCCAAACCGCAATCAGTCGACGCGCCATCCCTGCTGAGCGTTGGTATTGCCGAAACCACGCCAGACGAGCAGTTGGCTGAGGCGCATCAAGCACTGATGCAGTCCCTGGCAGATGAGCTGCTGACGCAAGTCCGGCTGGCCACCCCCCGCTTCTTTGAACGGTTAGTGGTCGATCTCATGATTGCTATGGGGTACGGCGGCTCGCGTAAAGAGGCTGGCAAAGCGACCCAAGCGACCAACGATGATGGTATCGACGGCATCATCAAAGAAGACAAGCTAGGTCTCGATGTGATCTATCTGCAGGCCAAACGCTGGGCCAATACGGTGCATCGTCCGGAAATCGACAAGTTTATCGGCGCATTGACTCGCCAGCGTGCGCGTAAGGGCGTGTTCATCACCACCTCGGAGTTTTCCGAAGGCGCCCGCACTGCGGCGCTGGGGCTGGATATCAAAGTGGTATTGATCGACGGTATTGAGCTGGCGCGGTTGATGGTGGAAAACAACTTGGGTGTGAGCGTTAAGCAGGTCTATGAAGTGAAGCAGCTGGACAGTGATTACTTCGCTGAAGAGTGA